The Candidatus Cloacimonadota bacterium genomic sequence AAGAAAAAACACAGAATCATATAATACAATCTGTGATAAAACTTTTGAAGTTGCTTCCAAATATTTGAATGATGAAGATATTCTCAACAATATTCAGAACTGGATAAAGGAAGATAAGATCAGTTTCCTGGTGAAAACTCTCGAAAACAGGAACACTTCCAACAGCGATATTCTGGATGCGATCACAAAATATTTTCATACTGATGAAGAAAAGATCGAATTCTCGGAAAGTGCTAAAATGAATACGACTGTAATGATCCTGCATCGGTTTTTTTCGGAACAGATTAAGTTCATAAACATCGCTAAAAATTATTTTGATATTAAAGATTTTTATAACATCCTTCAGCATACGATCTTTCCTACAAACAGCCGTGGTAAATTAGGGGGAAAAAGTTCAGGATTGTTTCTGGCAAACAATATTCTTCATAAAATACCCGAACTCGATGATGATCTTAAAAAACAGGTAAAAACTCCCAGAACCTGGTATGTTACTTCTGATGCGCTGATTCATTTTCTTTATTATAATAATCTCGAAGATGTGATCGATCAGAAATATAAAGAGATCTCACAAATCAGAGAGGAATATCCGAATATTGTGCAGGTTTTCAAAAATTCGTATTTCCCGCCTGATATTATTAAAGGTTTATTAGTGGCTTTAGACGATTTTGGAGAGAAACCTATCATCGTCAGAAGTTCAAGTTTGTTGGAAGACAGGCACGGTTCTGCTTTTTCCGGTAAATATAAAAGCCTGTTCCTGGCAAATCAGGGGAATAAAGAAGATCGGCTAAATGCTTTGATGGACGCAATTTCAGAAGTTTATGCTTCGACTTTTGGACCGGATCCGATCGAGTATCGAAAAGAAAGAGACTTACTTGATTTTTATGAAGAAATGGCAGTTATGATCCAGGAAGTAGTTGGGAAAAAGGTTGGGAAGTATTTCTTTCCTGCATTTGCCGGAGTTGGTTTCAGTAGTAATGAATTCCGCTGGTCGCATCGAATTCAGAGAGATGATGGCTTGTTGAGGATCGTACCGGGTTTGGGAACTCGAGCAGTTGACAGGTTAAGCAGTGATTTTCCGGTTTTGATAGCACCCGGAAAACCCAATATAAAAGTGAATATAACGGTTGATGAGATTTTCCGTTATTCTCCCAAAAATATGGATGTGATCAATCTTGAGACCAACACTTTCGAGACGATCGAGATCAGAGAATTTTTGAAATCAAATGGAAATGATTACCCGATGATCAATAAATTGGTTTCTGTGATCCAGGAAGATAGAATAACAGGTAAATCATTATTCAATATGGATTTCAAGAATGATGACATTGTTTTCACATTTAATAAATTGGCAGCGGATACTTCTTTTGTTAAAGATATGAAAATAATCCTGGAAAAACTGGAAAAGCATATAAAAGCACCGGTTGATATTGAATTTGCACACGATGGAGAGGATTTTTATCTTTTGCAATGTCGTCCGCAAGGCTATTCCGGCGAAACTTCTCCTTCTTCGATTCCCAAAGATATTCCTGAAAAAAATATTGTTTTCACTGCCCGGAAATATATCTCAAACGGACGCATTCCGGATATCACACATCTGGTTTATGTCAGACCGGAAAAATATGGAGAGATAACTTCTCTCGAGGAATTAAAAGTTATAGGAAAAGTTATCGGAAAATTAAATTCGATCCTTCCCAAAAGGAAATTCATTTTAATGGGACCTGGAAGATGGGGAAGTAGAGGAGATATAAAACTCGGTGTTAATGTAACTTATTCGGATATTAACAACACTTCTGTCCTGATTGAAGTCGCCCGGGAAAAAGGAAATTATGTCCCAGATCTTTCTTTTGGAACACACTTTTTCCAGGATCTGGTGGAAGCATCGATCAGGTATATTCCCTTGTACCCGGATGATGACGATATAATTTATAATGAATTTTTCTTGAATCGATCTAAAAACATTTTATCGGAATTAGTTCCTGAATTTTCTTATTTGGAAGATATCATTACGGTTATCGATGTACAAAAAGAGACAAAAGGCAAAATTTTAAGGATTCTGATGAATGCAGATCTTGATGAAGCGATCGCTTATCTTGGCTCTCCTTCAGAGAAATATGAAATACAAGGGAATGAAGAATCATTTATTGAAACTCAAACCGAAAATCACTGGATGTGGCGCTTGAGAATGGCTGAACATATAGCCGAAAACATAGATCCAAAACATTATGCAATCGAAGCGATGTATATTTTTGGCAGTACAAAAAACGCAATTGCCGGACCTGCCAGCGACATTGATCTTCTTGTTCACTTTAGAGGGAATGACAAACAAAAAAAGGAACTTAAATCCTGGTTTGATG encodes the following:
- a CDS encoding pyruvate, phosphate dikinase codes for the protein MNQTKKNKKEKSDQINEVIINILSEREKELNCLYKVEEALKDFEVDNEEIFNKLLDIIPTGWQFVDICEAKIIFGNKEFTRDNFKKTKWFQSSDILINKKAVGKIQVYYTEKVSIKNGNQFLPEESKLLNTIAERVSQFIFHKTLKNEIEDLENAKREIDLNKKEEWRVIVDLLKRADQDLYHKISRRMLNFLCWSGSEQARKLLESFGFEKSRENTDTCFSNKPLERKNTESYNTICDKTFEVASKYLNDEDILNNIQNWIKEDKISFLVKTLENRNTSNSDILDAITKYFHTDEEKIEFSESAKMNTTVMILHRFFSEQIKFINIAKNYFDIKDFYNILQHTIFPTNSRGKLGGKSSGLFLANNILHKIPELDDDLKKQVKTPRTWYVTSDALIHFLYYNNLEDVIDQKYKEISQIREEYPNIVQVFKNSYFPPDIIKGLLVALDDFGEKPIIVRSSSLLEDRHGSAFSGKYKSLFLANQGNKEDRLNALMDAISEVYASTFGPDPIEYRKERDLLDFYEEMAVMIQEVVGKKVGKYFFPAFAGVGFSSNEFRWSHRIQRDDGLLRIVPGLGTRAVDRLSSDFPVLIAPGKPNIKVNITVDEIFRYSPKNMDVINLETNTFETIEIREFLKSNGNDYPMINKLVSVIQEDRITGKSLFNMDFKNDDIVFTFNKLAADTSFVKDMKIILEKLEKHIKAPVDIEFAHDGEDFYLLQCRPQGYSGETSPSSIPKDIPEKNIVFTARKYISNGRIPDITHLVYVRPEKYGEITSLEELKVIGKVIGKLNSILPKRKFILMGPGRWGSRGDIKLGVNVTYSDINNTSVLIEVAREKGNYVPDLSFGTHFFQDLVEASIRYIPLYPDDDDIIYNEFFLNRSKNILSELVPEFSYLEDIITVIDVQKETKGKILRILMNADLDEAIAYLGSPSEKYEIQGNEESFIETQTENHWMWRLRMAEHIAENIDPKHYAIEAMYIFGSTKNAIAGPASDIDLLVHFRGNDKQKKELKSWFDGWSLCLSEINYLKTGYKTDGLLDVHFITDEDIRNKNSYAIKINAVTDAARLLKMKKNSNEQN